In Pseudomonadota bacterium, the genomic stretch ACGCGTCGCTGGGCTTCGCGGTGCCCGCCGCCGTGGCGCTGCAGCTCGCCGAGCCGCAATGGCGGCCGCTGGTGCTGGTCGGTGACGGCGCCTTCCAGATGACCGGCATGGAGTTGTCCACCGCCGCGCGTTACGGCCTGACGCCGATCGTGGTGGTGCTGGACAACAATGGCTACGGCACCGAGCGACCGATGCTGGATGGCTGCTTCAACGACGTGCAGCCGTGGGCGGTGAGCCGCATTCCGGACGTGATAGGCAGCGGCCGCGGCTACGAGGTCGACACCGAAGCGCAATTCGTGGCGGCCTTGAAGTCGGCCATCGCCGACACGCGCCAACTCGCCGTCATCCATGTACACATCGCGCAAGGCGATGTGTCACCGGCGCTGGAGCGGCTGACGCGGGAGCTCGGCAGGCGGGTCTCCTGACCATTGAAAATCCTGTGTGGGTCAGACTTCAGTCTGACACTCGATCTGCAATTCCGAAGTGTCAGACTGAAGTCTGACCCACAGTTCAAGAGAATGGCCGGCTGCAGCGCCGCCCCTCAATGCGCCCCGCCCGCATCCGCCGCGCCGGCGGCACTCGCCGCTTTCTGCGGGCGCGCATGCCACACCGTCAGCATCAAGCCCAGGAACAGCACCGCGCTGATGCGGAAGATGTCGGCGGCGGCGAGCATGAAGGCCTGCTGGTCGACCGCGTGGTTGATGATGGCGAGCGCCTCGGCCGGCGGCGGCAGGCTGCGCGTGATGGTGCCGGCGCCGGTGGCGAAGGCCTGGCTGGTGACACTGACCTGTTCCGACAGGTAGGCGTGATGCATGGACGCGCGGTTGTCCCACAGCGTGGTCGCGACCGAGGCGCCGAACGCGCCGGCGGTGATGCGCAGGAAATTCAGCACGCCGGACGCCGAGGCGGTTCTCTCGATGGGGACACCGGACAGGGCGAGGTTGAACAGCGGAATGAAGAACAGTCCGATGGCCGCGCCCTGGATGAAGGTCGGGATGAGGATGGTGACGAAATCGGCCTGGGTGTTGAACAGCGTGCGCATCCACAGCACCACGGAGAACGTCGAGAAACCGATGGTCGCCAGCAGGCGCGGGTCGATGCGGTTGATGTTCTTGCCCACCCACGGCGTGACCACGATCGCGAGCAGGCCGACCGGCGCCATGGCAAATCCGGCCAGCGTCGGCGTATAGCCCATGTGTTGCTGCAGCCACGCCGGCAGCAGCACCAGGTTGCCGAAGAACGCGCTGTAGCCGAGCGCCACGGTGATGGTCGCGACCGCGAAGTTGCGATTGGCGAACAGGCTCAAGTCCACCACCGGGTGCTCGTCGGTCAGCTCCCAGATCAGGAACGCGACGAA encodes the following:
- a CDS encoding DHA2 family efflux MFS transporter permease subunit; the protein is MSTADSDTAEAPVAPPPAAPPPPLTGVKLLLGSVALSAATFMNVLDTSIANVSIPAISGALGVAPNQGTWVITSFAVSSGIGLPMTGWLAQRFGAVRLFTASVLLFTVASWMCGMATNMTELILMRVLQGAVAGPMIPMSQTLMLSSYPREKSGTALAIWTITSLVGPVVGPVLGGLITDNFHWAWIFYINVPVGLAAAGIAWWLYRDRESPTRRLPVDFVGLALLVIWIGAFQIMLDKGKELDWFESGQIIALAMVAAVGFVAFLIWELTDEHPVVDLSLFANRNFAVATITVALGYSAFFGNLVLLPAWLQQHMGYTPTLAGFAMAPVGLLAIVVTPWVGKNINRIDPRLLATIGFSTFSVVLWMRTLFNTQADFVTILIPTFIQGAAIGLFFIPLFNLALSGVPIERTASASGVLNFLRITAGAFGASVATTLWDNRASMHHAYLSEQVSVTSQAFATGAGTITRSLPPPAEALAIINHAVDQQAFMLAAADIFRISAVLFLGLMLTVWHARPQKAASAAGAADAGGAH